A portion of the Rhinolophus sinicus isolate RSC01 linkage group LG03, ASM3656204v1, whole genome shotgun sequence genome contains these proteins:
- the LOC109440022 gene encoding cartilage intermediate layer protein 1 produces the protein MNLHVISTPFPSTAPDETPCNPIPESFLIRLPHDCFQNATNSFYYDVGRCPVKTCAGQHDNGIRCWDAVENCCGISRTEEREIQCNGYTLPTKVAMECSCQRCTETRSIVRGRVSAADNGEPMRFGHVYMGNNRVSMTGYKGTFTLHVPQDTERLVLTFVDRLQKFVNTTKVLPFNRKGSAVFHEIKMLRRKEPITLEAMETNIIPLGEVAGEDPVAELEIPSNSFYRQNGEPYTGKVKASVTFLDPRDISTATATQSDLNFISDEGDTFPLRTYGMFSVDFTDEATSESLNVGKVKVHLDSNQVKMPEHVPTMKLWSLNPDTGLWEEEGDFKYESQRRNKREERTFLVGNMEIRERRLFNLDVPESRRCFIKVRAYRSERFLPSEQIQGVVVSVINLEPTTGFSSNPRAWGRFDSVITGPNGACLPAFCDDQSPDAYSAYVLASLAGEELEAVESSPKFNPNAIGVPQPYLNKLRYRRTDHDDPRVKKTAFQISMAKPRPNSAEESNGPIYAFENLRACEEAPPSAAHFRFYQIEGDRYDYNTVPFNEDDPMSWTEDYLTWWPKPMEFRACYIKVKIVGSVEVNVRSRNMGGTHRQTVGKLYGIRDVKSTRDRDQANVSSACLEFKCSGMLYDQDRVDRTLVKIIPQGSCHRASVNSMLHEYLVNHLPLAVNNDTSEYTMLAPLDPLGHNYGIYTVTDQDPRVAKEIALGRCFDGTSDGSSRIMKSNVGVALTFNCIEKQVGRQSAFQYLQSTPARSPAPPSTIRGRMPSMRQQQASRGGQSQPQRMVSLRFPGVAQQPLNN, from the coding sequence ATGAACTTACATGTCATATCCACACCATTTCCCTCCACAGCCCCTGATGAGACCCCTTGCAACCCCATCCCTGAGAGCTTCCTTATCCGGCTGCCCCATGATTGCTTCCAGAATGCCACCAACTCCTTCTACTATGACGTGGGCCGTTGCCCTGTCAAGACCTGTGCAGGGCAGCACGATAATGGGATCAGGTGCTGGGATGCTGTGGAGAACTGCTGTGGCATCTCCAGAACAGAGGAGAGGGAGATCCAGTGCAATGGGTACACACTACCCACCAAGGTGGCCATGGAGTGCAGCTGCCAGCGGTGTACAGAGACCCGGAGTATTGTGCGGGGCCGTGTCAGCGCGGCTGACAATGGGGAACCCATGCGCTTTGGCCACGTATACATGGGGAACAACCGTGTGAGTATGACTGGCTACAAGGGCACTTTCACCCTCCATGTCCCCCAGGACACTGAGAGGCTGGTGCTCACATTTGTGGACAGGCTGCAGAAGTTCGTCAACACCACCAAAGTGCTGCCCTTCAACAGGAAGGGAAGCGCCGTGTTCCATGAGATCAAGATGCTTCGGCGGAAAGAGCCCATCACCTTGGAGGCCATGGAGACCAACATTATCCCCCTAGGGGAGGTAGCTGGTGAAGACCCTGTTGCTGAGCTGGAGATCCCCTCCAACAGTTTCTACAGGCAGAACGGGGAGCCCTACACAGGAAAAGTGAAGGCCAGTGTGACCTTCCTGGACCCTCGCGATATTTCCACAGCCACAGCTACTCAGAGTGACCTGAACTTCATCAGTGATGAAGGAGACACCTTCCCCCTTCGGACGTATGGCATGTTCTCTGTGGACTTCACAGATGAGGCCACCTCTGAGTCCCTTAATGTTGGCAAGGTGAAGGTCCACCTTGACTCAAACCAGGTCAAGATGCCAGAGCACGTGCCCACGATGAAACTCTGGTCACTCAACCCAGACACAGGGCTGTGGGAAGAGGAAGGTGATTTCAAATATGAAAGCCAAAGGCGgaacaaaagagaagagagaacctTCCTGGTGGGCAACATGGAGATCCGAGAGAGGAGGCTCTTTAACCTGGATGTCCCTGAAAGCAGGAGGTGCTTTATCAAGGTGAGGGCCTACAGGAGTGAGAGGTTCCTGCCTAGTGAGCAGATCCAGGGGGTCGTGGTCTCTGTGATCAACCTGGAGCCCACGACTGGCTTCTCGTCCAACCCTAGGGCCTGGGGACGCTTTGACAGTGTCATCACGGGACCCAACGGGGCCTGCCTTCCTGCATTCTGCGATGACCAGTCCCCTGATGCCTATTCTGCCTATGTCTTGGCAAGCCTGGCTGGGGAAGAACTGGAAGCAGTGGAGTCTTCTCCTAAATTCAACCCAAATGCAATTGGTGTCCCTCAGCCCTACCTCAACAAGCTCAGATACCGTCGGACTGACCATGATGACCCACGGGTTAAGAAGACAGCTTTCCAGATCAGCATGGCCAAGCCAAGGCCCAACTCAGCTGAGGAGAGCAATGGGCCCATTTATGCCTTTGAGAACCTCCGGGCATGTGAGGAGGCACCGCCCAGTGCGGCCCACTTCCGGTTCTACCAGATCGAGGGGGATCGGTATGACTACAACACTGTCCCCTTCAATGAGGATGACCCCATGAGCTGGACTGAAGACTACCTGACATGGTGGCCCAAGCCAATGGAGTTCAGAGCCTGTTACATTAAGGTGAAGATTGTGGGGTCAGTGGAGGTGAATGTGCGATCCCGCAACATGGGGGGAACCCACCGGCAGACTGTGGGGAAGCTATATGGAATCCGGGATGTGAAGAGCACACGGGATAGGGACCAAGCCAACGTCTCGTCTGCCTGTTTGGAGTTCAAGTGCAGTGGGATGCTCTATGACCAGGACCGTGTGGACCGCACACTGGTAAAGATCATACCCCAGGGCAGCTGCCATCGAGCCAGTGTAAACTCCATGCTGCATGAGTACCTGGTCAACCACCTGCCACTGGCGGTCAACAATGACACCAGTGAGTACACCATGCTGGCGCCCCTGGATCCACTGGGCCACAACTATGGCATCTACACTGTCACTGACCAGGACCCTCGCGTGGCCAAGGAGATTGCACTTGGCCGGTGCTTTGATGGCACATCTGATGGCTCCTCCAGAATCATGAAGAGCAACGTGGGAGTGGCTCTCACCTTTAACTGCATAGAGAAGCAGGTGGGTCGCCAGAGCGCCTTCCAGTACCTCCAAAGCACCCCAGCCAGGTCCCCTGCCCCCCCCAGCACGATCAGAGGAAGAATGCCCTCCATGAGGCAGCAGCAGGCAAGTAGGGGTGGCCAGAGCCAGCCTCAAAGGATGGTGTCTCTGAGGTTTCCTGGGGTTGCTCAGCAGCCTCTGAACAACTAA